gtacaatttaaataattgcATGATATATAGAAATGACAGATTACAGAGATACAGTATCgtacagaagtgagtacacccctcacatttttgtaaatattttaatatatttctttaatgtgacaagactgaagaaatgacactttgctacaatgtcctctcaaaataactcaacacacagccattaatgtctaaaccgctggaaACAAACGTGAGTACAACCCTAAgtaaaaatgtccaaattgggagTAATCAGCACTATTCCTCCCCGGTGTCACGTGGTTCAttagtgttacaaggtctcaggtgtgaatggggagcaggtgtgtGAAATTTGGTGCTATTTCTGTCACTCTTGCATACTGGTCACTGTACgttcaacatggcacctcatggaaaagaactctctgaggatctgaaaaaaataactgttgctCTACATATAGACGGCCCAGGCTATAGGAAATTAGCCAAGACCCCGAGATTGAGCTACACCACGGTGGCCAAGACCATACAGCGGTTTAACAGGACAGGAACAGGCCTTGGAATCATATCAGTGCTGCAtttatacttacatttacatttaggcatttggcagacgcttttatccaaagcgacttacattgctttatcctatacattttacataggtatttgcaatcccctgagatcgaacccacaaccttgcgttgttaacgtaatgctcttaccactgagatacaggaaagctGCATATCATATGCATGTATCtaacattatatatttaattaattgcgattattgaatctttttctttttcaatctTCGAAGGTGGATTGATCTCATATGGAAAGCACCGACTCATGCTGTCTCATGTTCCACATTTGATAGGCCTATAACTAATAAGCAAATGACCAAATGCTTGTTCAGTGCAGcacatttaaaaccaaacaaatgaaacaaacaacaattGTGCTTTTCATAATGCATTTCAAAAATCTGTGTGTACCTGTATTGTACACATGTCCAGCCTCAGCATATCGTCAGAAGAGTGTACCTATTACTGTCACGGTAACCACAGTAACCACGCCCTCTGCATCAGACGTCACCACACGATTATCAGGTTTCCAGTCACCGGTGTATGCATGGACTTCAGTTCCCACAAACCATAACCCGGACTCTACTTATACTGTGTTTGTTGTGTCGTAACAATTGCCTTTGGTCAGGTGTGAATTTACTTCCATTTGTCAGTTTCGGTCATTTAAATTTATGTCTGCATGAACACACGTAGGCTAAGAGACATATGACATCTCTAGGGGTAACAAATTCAAATGTGTTTACGGTAaagacaacataaaatatagaaaatcgTATCCATAACCGATCTGGTTCTTAAAGTCAAACTTTTGTTTGGATAACAACAGAAACACTTCAAAGGTGTCCCTCTgttaatcaaaatgttaaatcaaCCCAGCATACATGTACAATTTATCGGTTATGTTTGACTGTTTCCACATATAGAATTTTTAGAGTGTATTAAGTGAATTATGTTAGGCTTTCTATAAAAAGcctaaaagttatttttttgccaaaataatgtcaaattttGCACATGTAATTTATGAAAAAACTAACTGACTGTAACAaatcaataaaagggaaggaaggagtcgggaaccggcaaacatttaaacatttaataaagtaatataacagccggcggcccctcacggacgaccgccggcgaacaaaacataatataaatacaaacataacataagttcgggcccggtcctctctcctcgacggtccggtcgctcgttccttttatgctcccatctcctacgtgattcgagcccggtgtgcgcacagctggcgctaattcacaattactcaccggactcgaaccacggtctcgccccgcctactctactacactcaCAAATCTATATTTCTTAATGATCTCTTTTAGCCATGTAGAAAGTTATCTCATCAATAAAGAGCAGCTGAATTTACTTTATGAACCAAGCATTATAAATGATTCCTAGAAGCACCATAATGGTGATGATGTAAAGAATCAAGAAGATAATGTTTATCATCCGGGCGCCTCTGGTCCAGTACAGGCATCTTCTCTCCACTCGATTCTCATCGGTCACACTGTTAGACTTCTTGAGGATCTGCTTCAGAGAACTAAGGCTATGAGACTGGTTTTCATTCCTGTCTGACGCTGAATCCGATGGGTTGTTGAAGTCTTTTACCGTATCTTTGAAGGGAGAAATAAAGCCTTGATCTAGATTCATTCTGATTGATTCTGGCATACAGCATCATTAGAGGTCACAAGCTCTCTATAGATTGAgggtattttttttatttgtctgctTAATAGATCCATGACGAAATATTACATGAGTTGTGCAAAGAGATCATCGTAGTAATATGGTGGGTAAATTCTCACCAGTAACAGCAGATGTGGAATCCAAGTGTGGCTCTGGTCTCAGAATCTGCTCTCCTTTAGCCATTAAAAAATTCACGAAGATGGTCTCCAGAATGCTGATGCCAATGAGAATGAAAATCGTAATGCAATAGACCCCTGCATGAAAGATACGTACAGCAAATTATCTTTTGATCGTTTCGATACATTTCTGTCTTTCACAACTAACGGCTAACAGTTAAGGTTGGGAATCGATTATGAATGGAAATCGAAAGGAATAGGAATCAGatacttgaaataaaaatttcCTGTGtgaatattttcagaaatgtacaTGTGTTAACTTCTGTTAAAGCACAGGAAACACAAATTTACcatagttttattatattaaccacAGCTAGCCATGATGTAGTTCAGCTTtggtaatacaaattgtatttaCACAGACAAAACGTATAAGAATCCAtatgagtttggttccaaagtgagataactccgtttaaaaacaataaacataacatttttgattattttatcatattagttagcttgtttttttgttgttatggcttaaattaaaaaaataacttcagtttaattaaaattaattggattgcacaattaaaaaacatgatatttgaaattataactcattttggaaccactcttcatatataatgtatatatattgcAAACTAGTCaaatgtcatgattctgccgcatcatgtcatgtttcttttGGCCTAGTGGTGGGATTATGAAAGAACcccatgttttatgtggagagattCAATTTTGGCACTTATGGGTCAtcacactctctctccggtGACGTCTTTTTTCCTGCCCTCATGTTTCCTCTTGAGTTCTCATTGTGATTTCATGCCCAACACTTGTTCCCCTCCTGATTTGTCCCATTACTTAATGTCCctctgttttctgtcctgtgctggttcattgtcatttatttcatgTGGGTGAGTTCCTGTCTCTcttagtctagtctagtctagtctagtcaaGTCTAATCATTTGTATTGAATGTTAAATGTTATCTTTAGACTTGTTAGGTGTAGTTAGTCCTTGTTCCTGTGTCCTGTTATATCCTTGTTCTTGTTTTACCCTCTCATGGGATCTTGTttagtctttgttttattttattattaaagtcttgtcaactccttacccgctgtctgcacctgggtcctctgtccatGTCCCGCTCATATCTTGTCATCAATAAGCAGGCCAAATGACCATACAGGTTGAtgtctaaatgttttacttcaactttGGAATCAAAACTGGGAATCGATAAGAATCGGAATCCATAAAATTCAATCCTTACCCAAccctacactcttaaaaataaagatacttcaagatgccatagaagaatccTTTTTGTCTAGATGGATTCCACAAAGAATCTTTAACATCGGAAGAACCTTTCTGTCTTACAAAAGTTTCTTTGTGgagaaaaaaggttcttcggattataaaaagttaagaaagacatggttctttatagaaccagaaatggttcttctatggcatcgtgttGATGAACCTTTTAAgcagctttatttttaagagcaaCTAACAATAATCCACAGacactaacaagtctttaacaTCTCGTGCCAGAATTTTCCTGAatattttcttctctcttttatGTTCTATGAGAATACTGTATACAGACTCACCAATCCATGGGACTTCATTGGCAGTAGATGGCAGCTTGTCATTAAGAATGAGCAACAACACAGAAATGGACAGAAGTAAAGTGACTTTAAAGCTCAGCTTCTCTCCTCCGCCCGCATCGATGAAGAAAGAGGCCACATCCAACACAAGAAAGCAAAACACAGGTGATATGAAGGTGATGACGTACAGTAGAGGTCTCCTTTTCAGGGTGATCTGCAAAAACACAAACGGTATTAAAAAtgcagcagaaaaaaacatgaattcaaGCTTTTAAGAAGTTCATGTGAGgttctgttaatattttatagaCGACCCAGTTCAATTTTTAATGCATGGATTTTTGTGCGTCAAAAATATGAATCGCagcattgaaaacaaaataaataaactgctaTTATCATGAGAGCATTTTTTTCCTGTACCGTATATATCAGCTGATCCTGTGGGTATTGTAGAGTGCTCGCGTTGGCtttagacatatttatattgagGAGTTCCCACTCTCCCTGAGTTTGAAAGGCCTTTTTGGAGCTGGACGTCAGGAACGATGCACTTGAATATGAGTTAAGTGTAAGCTCGAAAgctgaatgaaaataaaaaaaaacaatagacatCAGTATGAGTGTAATATCGGACAATATGGAAGGTTACAATTCATGTTTGGAGACATTGACATGTGGGTATCAGATGTACCTGGATGCATTGGCGAATGAATCGTCAGAGAGCAGGTTTGGACATCATAGGGAAAGTTGAGCAAGTCAATCTTACAAGCGCTGGTTACAGCAATAGTTTCAAACTTGGCTATCAAACCATAACTGGTCAACTTTACGTATGGATTTTCTGTAGTTGCAAACTCTGTCTTGACACtaagaagaaaaaacaacattattcaaTGCCATACTATGAGCACAGACCGAATTTGGTCACATGAAAAGATGGAAAAATTGGTTATTTTCATGAATTGGGTGATGCCATTTATTAGTTTTTCTATTAATAATGTTTAGTTTCCCACAACCATCACCCACCCTGACCCTTAAAATTAAACAAGTTTTGCTGCTGTGAATGAAAGAAAACTGCTTCAAAATGTGGGGTTGAATTTTTGCAGCTCAGTTTCCATAAATACTCTCTCATGAGTACGTTCCATAAGTTAAAGTATAACGCATTATGAACTCTGTTGCCTTAATTCTctgaaaaatcaataaaaatgcgCCCTTTAATTAGAGAGGACAAGTCGTTCTCACATTACTACAAACTAAAGACCTTTCAGTGAAGACAATGTCTGGAATCCACATCTTATCTTTTTCAATCGATAACATTTGGATCCCACAAAAGTCGCGTGCATTCCACTTGGTAAATTCACTGATCCATCCCTGCAAAGATACGAGTCATGAAGTTAACACTGAATATAACTAGTGCTTGACCAACTTTGATTTTTCAAAAACCAATGCCGAACAAAACGGCCAATGGGCAATACAAAACATTCATAACTCAAAGATTCATTATATACAGAAAACTgctgggttcgatcccagcagtcaccaccagtgtgtccttgagcaagacactttacttcatgttgctccagggggattgtccgtgtaataagtgcactataaaagcgtctgccaaattattaaattataagttaaaatgtgtataaaagtgTGTATAAAAGCACATCAAATTGTAGTAAATGTAGGTTTCAAATTCTATTCAACACATTTTTGCAAATCAGTGACAACAGTAAATACAGTGTATTAtgtacagccacagaaaaaagagactgttacaaatgttcatttattcagtgtttctaaatgtattgtgtCCAGTCAAGGTCagatgaatttcaacaaaatcaaacctcaggagtgacataaagtcatccaacagcaatgtgaaagacttacagcatgacaagacacatgaaaactgtgatcaaaATCCAGGATATCATACAAAGAATAATTGTAGAACTTTTCCGTGCAGAAATAtcactgttgtattgcttacaCGTGAACGTTATTAGTATTTGAGGTTGAGAAAACATATagagcatcttttttgttattttcacctgtttctccagttttcattttctacgAACAAATTCCAATAGAAACTGGATTTTTCTCTCCATTacttatcattggagtttgggctCCTTGCCACAGTAGGGCAGTGTTGCCTTGCTCATTCACTGCTTTGGAATAATGCACATTGTGATAAgagctatttaaataaattgaatcgaaacaagatttttatttgaaatttgggagaaatattgtatGTAGTTCACAGAACGAAACGCAACTAATCATTTCACCCAAATGCttgaaataataaattcagGGCAAAAAACAGATCCTTTTAATTATAGACCTTTGTGATCTATAGTTTTTGCTATGAAGTCATGATGTAAATATCCgcactggaaaacaagacaaagaactTGAACATCTGCTCATGCAATACTTACAGATTCATATGTAATTTGtgttgaaatggtttgggcTTTTTCATTCTGTAgattaaaaggaaaaaagtgtTGACCGACACAACAGCATGATATCACATGGAGAAAAATTTGAATGGAGGTAACTCGTGCTGGACTCGTACCACATCTGTGATGGAGGTCACATACAGGTCCACAAAAGCTTTGGTAGGGGTTGTCCAGTTATACACAGGCCTCATGGACTTCATCTGAACGTTATCACCATCCAAGCCAAGATGTTGAATAAGACTCATATAACTGCAGTTATCAACGGCGCTCACCCAACCTACACACGAGATCAAAAAGAATATCGCTTCTGTTTTTTCTGATGACACGTTTATCCTCACTgttaagaattaaaaaaattaatgaaattacagtattactggcagcagtttgccagtaatttactttagatttacatttgtgtaaagttTGTTCAAcgataaatgatcattaaacatgaacaagtctttatctttactggaataaatataaataatataaataatagcCTCAAGTAAAGCATTCTGTGAACCAAAATTAGAAAAGAAGTTTATGTGGATTCCCATAACGCTTTGTATGAGGCTGTGATTAATAGTTATAGTATAGTTTTtctctgtaaagataaagacttgttaatgtttaatattcatttttctttgaacaaactgttgccagtaaattagatgaatataaatctacagtaatttACTGGCAACTAGCTGCATAACTACAGGGAAAGTGTTTACTGCAGTAATTCATCGTCTGCGCTTTTGTATCAAAAGAAATTGAAAACAATTCCATTTTCAAGTATAACTGTTTAATCAGTTTCACTATTGTTGTTAGAATTCAAAAAACTTACCGAAAGCAAGAGAAAATATTATCCAGTGCAGGTACATGGTACAGTCTGTAAAGATTCCAGAGTGAAGTTTCCTGTAGGATGATTGAGTCCTGAACACATTACTGTTATTCACTCATATTTAAGCTCTGTGAGTGAAACACAAGCCCCTCCTCCCCCAGTGCTGGTAGTTTAACTACAATAAGATATGTGCAAGAAAAGTTTGTCAAAAGCTGACATCGTgtctttttcagcatttttcaTGCTTAACATAAAGAACAAGCttgataaataaaatcaacattattTCTGTAAATCGTGTAATAAACAACTTGAATTGATCaggaattaaaaatgattaattgaCACCTGACAAAACACCCATACGTGTGGTAAAAAGGAATCATTGTTGTAAAATACGACAGCTTTATTGACTCAGTATAGACTTCCAGAAGAGTCAATGAAATATGGAGTGTGCTTGTGCAGAACTTTATCAGTCGTATTGAATGTTGTGTCTTATGATGTCTGCGTTTATGATTTATATGCATGACCTGCATGAATTGACGTTGATTCAATGCAACCAAAGCATATggtgtgttttacatttcaacCTGTGCATGTATTGCTGTTAATTGTTTGGTTTAAACACGTATTTTCATAAAAGGCCTCTCTTCTGTTGGCTGGATGACAAACAGTATGTAATTACATTGACAATACTGATGCACTTGTTTGTATTGTGTGAATGTCATTTATCACACAAACCACTTAAAAACGGAAAATCAGTTGACCTTGTCGTCATTGTTCAAAAACCATTAGATTTATTGACTCTGAATAGTTGATAGCACAAGCACAAAAGAACCCAATAGGGAGCGTCAGAATCTTTGGCCAGTAGGAACTTTTAGGCTGACTTTTTAATGACCCCATAGGTCAACATCAAACTCTGTTAAAAAGACACTACATTCATTCCAAACCAATGTACACCTGAGTTCTGTTTCATTGAgcgcgtttacatgcacagtcttacaACGAATATGCTTAGTAAGCTGATATATGTAAGGTCATGAAAACGTGTAaaacagttccctttctgtcggtctctcgacgttgtgtcgagaacgacagatggggttcgcccttgagaaccaatcaactctgactactatagaaaaggccaatgaaatttggcgaatgcaatttgcatgccgggctccgcccccggaaatccggtataaaaggaggccggcgtgcagcattcacttaccttttgttcttcagagccatcgctcatgagtacaactcaggattcaatcctctacaactacacgctggtgctacgacgtgttacagcggatcgtcccttcctgcagcgaccttcccc
This region of Triplophysa dalaica isolate WHDGS20190420 chromosome 7, ASM1584641v1, whole genome shotgun sequence genomic DNA includes:
- the LOC130426701 gene encoding 5-hydroxytryptamine receptor 3A-like isoform X1, whose protein sequence is MYLHWIIFSLAFVRINVSSEKTEAIFFLISCVGWVSAVDNCSYMSLIQHLGLDGDNVQMKSMRPVYNWTTPTKAFVDLYVTSITDVNEKAQTISTQITYESGWISEFTKWNARDFCGIQMLSIEKDKMWIPDIVFTESVKTEFATTENPYVKLTSYGLIAKFETIAVTSACKIDLLNFPYDVQTCSLTIHSPMHPAFELTLNSYSSASFLTSSSKKAFQTQGEWELLNINMSKANASTLQYPQDQLIYTITLKRRPLLYVITFISPVFCFLVLDVASFFIDAGGGEKLSFKVTLLLSISVLLLILNDKLPSTANEVPWIGVYCITIFILIGISILETIFVNFLMAKGEQILRPEPHLDSTSAVTDTVKDFNNPSDSASDRNENQSHSLSSLKQILKKSNSVTDENRVERRCLYWTRGARMINIIFLILYIITIMVLLGIIYNAWFIK
- the LOC130426701 gene encoding 5-hydroxytryptamine receptor 3A-like isoform X2, producing MYLHWIIFSLAFGWVSAVDNCSYMSLIQHLGLDGDNVQMKSMRPVYNWTTPTKAFVDLYVTSITDVNEKAQTISTQITYESGWISEFTKWNARDFCGIQMLSIEKDKMWIPDIVFTESVKTEFATTENPYVKLTSYGLIAKFETIAVTSACKIDLLNFPYDVQTCSLTIHSPMHPAFELTLNSYSSASFLTSSSKKAFQTQGEWELLNINMSKANASTLQYPQDQLIYTITLKRRPLLYVITFISPVFCFLVLDVASFFIDAGGGEKLSFKVTLLLSISVLLLILNDKLPSTANEVPWIGVYCITIFILIGISILETIFVNFLMAKGEQILRPEPHLDSTSAVTDTVKDFNNPSDSASDRNENQSHSLSSLKQILKKSNSVTDENRVERRCLYWTRGARMINIIFLILYIITIMVLLGIIYNAWFIK